CACACAGTCAACAGGTGTGCCGTTACACGACCACACTTCTACGTCACCCATATTGTGACGACGCTTCAAACGCAAGGGAATAGTAGCTGAAAAGGCACAGGAGAAACCAGAACGGGCTGCTTCCGGAGCACAGACTAACAGGTCGGCACGGTCTTTCAAAAAGGAAACGAGAGTCTTTATCCCGTTGGCATGATATCCGTCATCGTTCGAAATCAGTATAAAAGGACGCTTAATATTCATCATAAACAATGTTAGTTTGGGACAAAAGTACGAAAAAAAGGTTTATTTCTCGTATTTCTCATATAAAATATGTAACTTTGCCAACAAATCATTTTATTTCAAAATGGGAAAAATTATAGCTTTAGCTAATCAAAAAGGCGGTGTGGGTAAGACCACAACGACCATTAACTTGGCGGCTTCTTTGGCCACTCTTGAGAAAACAGTTCTCGTGGTTGACGCCGATCCACAAGCCAATGCATCAAGCGGTTTAGGCGTTGACATCAAGGATGTTGACTGCTCACTATATGAATGTATCATTGACCACGCTGATGTCCGCGATGCTATCTATACCACAGATATCAATGGATTGGATATTATTCCGAGCCACATTGACCTCGTTGGTGCCGAAATCGAGATGCTGAACTTAGACAACCGCGAACGCGTTTTGAAAAATCTCCTTGCTCCTATCAGCAGTGAATATGATTACATTCTCATTGACTGCAGTCCTTCTTTGGGGCTGATTACAGTCAATGCACTGACGGCAGCCAACTCTGTAATCATTCCCGTGCAATGTGAATACTTTGCCCTTGAGGGTATCAGCAAGTTGCTTAATACCATTAAAATCATCAAGAGCAAACTCAATCAGCAATTGGAGATTGAGGGGTTCCTGCTGACCATGTATGACAGTCGTCTCCGTTTGGCCAACCAAATCTATGATGAAGTGAAGCGACATTTCCAGGAATTGGTGTTCAAGACGGTTATTCAGCGCAATGTGAAGCTAAGCGAAAGCCCCAGCCATGGTCTTCCTGTCATCCTTTACGATGCTGACTCAACCGGTGCAAAGAACCATTTGGCCTTGGCAAAAGAACTGATTAACAGGAATGCATGACCCATAATTCTGGGGAATAAACAACGAAACAGAAAATGGCAGTACACAAGAAATACAACAGTTTAGGTCGTGGTCTTGACGCACTCATATCAACTGATGCCGTACGCACACAGGGATCATCGACTATCAACGAAATAGCAATCGACCAGATTGAAGCCAACCCCAACCAGCCTCGCCGTGAATTTGACGATGAAGCATTGCAGGATTTGGCCAACAGCATAAAAGAAATAGGTATCATTCAGCCCATCACACTCCGCCAGATTGCCGACAACAGGTTCCAGATCATTGCCGGCGAGCGTCGTTGGAGAGCTTCCCAATTGGCTGGTCTCAAGGCACTTCCAGCCTATATCCGCACGATAAAAGACGAAAACGTCATGGAAATGGCCCTCGTGGAGAATATCCAACGCGAGGATTTGAATGCCATCGAAATTGCTTTGGCTTATGAGCATTTGCTTGAGAGCAACGGAATGACACAGGAGAAAGTGTCGGAACGTGTCGGGAAAAGCCGTACGGCAATTACCAACTACCTGCGTCTTCTGAAGCTTCCTGCACAGGTTCAGATGGCATTACAAAAGAAAGAAATCGACATGGGGCATGCCCGTGCACTGCTTGCCTTAGACAGTCCGGCACTTCAAATCAAGCTTTTCAAGGAGATACTGAAGAATGGTTACTCCGTAAGAAAGGTTGAAGAGTTGGTGCAGGCATTGAAAAATGGCGATGACATTGAAAGTGGAAAGAAGAAGATTATCGCCCGAAATCAATTGCCGGAAGAGTTCTGTGTACTCAAAAACCGATTGGCTAAGTTCCTCAACACAAAGGTTCAGATGACCTGTTCCTCTAAAGGTAAAGGAAAAATAAGTATTCCATTTGCCAACGAAGAAGAGCTTGAACGCATCATGAACCTCTTTGACAAACTGAAAGACTGAAGCATGTCTTCATCAAGACTGACACATATCATTATCACAGTAGTCCTGCTCATCCTGCCATTCTGTACCAAGGCACAGAATGAAGAGCTTCATATGCCTCTGCAAGACACTGCACATCTCAAGGCAAACGAAGTGCTTACGCATGCAGACAGCGTCACTTTGGCTACTGATTCTGTGGTGATGACTAAGAAAAAGAAGCGTGATTGGGACACATGGAAGCCCAACCCGAAGCGTGCTTTGTGGTTAGGATTAGTGCTTCCTGGTGCGGGTCAGATCTACAACCGCAAGTTCTGGAAGCTTCCCATCATATATGGTGGCATCGTAGGTTGTGCATATGCCTTGAGTTGGAATAATCAAATGTATCACGATTACTCACAAGCTTACATGGATATCACGGATAATGACCCCACAACTGAAAGCTATAACCAGTTCATGCACTTGGGAGCGAAGATTACAAAAGACAACATCAGCCGCTATCAAACATTGTTCAAGAACCGCAAAGACCGCTATCGCCGATGGCGCGACATGAGTTTCTTTGTGCTTGTTGGTGTGTATGCCTTGTCGGTTATTGACGCCTATGTAGACGCTTCCCTGTCGGAGTTTGACATTTCTAAAGACCTTAGTCTACGTGTTGAACCTGCTGTTGTGAATACAAACAACCATCGTAATCCCTTACAATCCGGAGGTATTGGCGTGCATTGCAGCCTCAATTTCTGACCTCACAAAGATTTGGTATAAGGAGAATTATATTCAAAATTGGAAAAAAGAACCATTTAACAGAATGAAGAAAACATATTTAATCGCTCTTTCGCTCTTGTTTATCAGCACTTGTAAGCTACAGGCTCAAGTCGTAAACAACGAGGAAGACGACAACGAACAGACAGAAATCACCGTAACGAACGCACAGGGTAAGGAGGAAGTTATCGACCTCCCAGAAGCCATGACCATGGAACTTGACAGCCTGATGCACCTTTATAACACGAAGATTTACCTTCGTCCTGACACCACATGCAACCTTCCTGATGTCAATCCCGTTTATGACATAGACGTCTATAAGAAGCGTCTTGCCATGCTTCCTACCGTTATTGAGATGCCCTACAACAATGTTGTCCAGCAGTTTATTGACCGATACAGTGGCCATCTTCGACGCTCGGTGAGCTACATGTTGGGGGCACAGAACTTCTATATGCCTATCTTTGAAGAGGCCTTGGAAAGCTATGGACTTCCTTTGGAACTGAAATATTTGCCTGTCATTGAGTCGGCATTGAACCCTCGGGCCGTATCAAGAGTGGGAGCAACTGGCCTTTGGCAGTTCATGATTAATACGGCAAAACGCTATAATCTGACTATAAACTCACTCGTAGACGAACGCAGAGACCCCGTAAAAGCATCCTATGCAGCAGCTCATTACCTGAGTGATCTTTATAAAATCTACGGTGATTGGAATCTTGTTATTGCAGCATATAACTGCGGACCTGACAAGATCAACAAGGCTATTCATCGCTCTAAGCAGAACGACTACTGGCAGATTTATCCGTATCTTCCACAAGAAACGCGTGGTTATGTGCCTGCTTTTATTGCTGCAAACTATATCATGAACTACTACTGTGAGCACAATATCTGTCCGATGACAACTGATTTACCCATGAAAACAGACACTGTTGTTGTCAATCGTGACCTCCATTTTGAGCAGGTGGCACATGTCTTAGGGCTTGATGTTGACCAGATAGCAGCTCTAAATCCACAGTACCGACATAACATTATCAATGGAAACTGGCGTCCGTCAACGCTCCGTCTGCCTGCAACAATGGTCACCAAGTTCATCGACAACGAAGAAGCTATCTATAAATATATGCCGGAAGACCTGACAAGCAAACGCACAGAAGTCGAAGTGAACGATGAAGAGCCAACCTTTGTCAGCTATCGCCGTGCTCACAGAAGCCATGCTTCATCAAGCAAGTACAGCAATAAGAAAGGCAAGAAGAAGAAAGGACGCAAGGAAAAAAGCAAGAGTATAACCATCCGCGAGGGCGACACGCTATCGCAAATTGCAAAGCGCAACAAAGTTTCTGTTAAGCAACTGCGACGCCTCAACGGTATAAAAGGTAGCAATATCCGTGCTGGAAAGAAGATTAAAATCAAATAATCAATAAGGAGGAAACATCATGAACGAGCACGATATGAAAGAAGCAGCGCGCGAAGCTGCTGAAGAAAAACAGATTGCAGAGGCTTTCCAACATCTGCTTGACACTTATCTTGCATCACGACATCGCAAGAAAGTGGATATCATCACCAAGGCTTTCAACTTTGCCCGACAAGCACATAAGGGTGTCAGACGACTCTCGGGAGAACCTTATATCATGCATCCTATCGCTGTTGCACAGATAGCTTGCGAGGAAATGGGGCTTGGTTCAACCAGCATCTGCGCTGCCCTGCTCCATGATGTCGTTGAAGATACCGACTATACCGTTGAAGATATAGAGAACATCTTTGGCGAAAAGATTGCTCAAATCGTAGACGGACTGACCAAGATCAGCGGTGGTATCTTCGGAGATCGGGCTTCGGCACAGGCTGAGAACTTCAAGAAACTGCTGCTTACCATGAGTGATGACATCCGCGTTATCCTCATCAAGATATGCGACCGACTGCACAATATGCGCACATTAGCCTCGCAACCGGCCAACAAGCAATACAAGATTGCAGGCGAAACGCTTTATATCTATGCACCACTCGCCAACCGTTTAGGCCTGAACAAAATCAAAACTGAACTCGAAGACCTGAGTTTCAGCTACGAACATCCTGAAGAATACGCTGCAATCAAAAGCAAATTAGCACTCACTCAAGAGAAACGCGACGAACTTTTTGCACAGTTTACGGGGCCAATCCGCGAAGCTCTCGACCATATGGGCATCAAATATCAGATTAAAGCCCGTGTGAAAAGCCCTTATTCTATTTGGAATAAGATGCAGAACAAACATGTAACTTTTGAGGAAATCTATGATATTCTTGCCGTCAGAATCATATTTGAACCGAAGGTAAGAGCCGAAGAAATCAATGAATGTTTCAACATCTATGTGGCTATCAGCCGCATATATAAGAGTCATCCCGACCGACTTCGCGACTGGCTTAATCATCCGAAAGCCAATGGATATCAGGCACTCCACGTGACATTGATGAGCAAACAAGGCCGCTGGATAGAGGTACAGATACGCTCTGACCGCATGAACGAGGTGGCCGAACAAGGCTTTGCAGCTCACTGGAAATATAAGGACGGCGGAGAATACAGCGAGGATGAAGGCGAACTCAACGACTGGTTGAGCACCATAAAGGAGATACTTGACGACCCACAGCCTGATGCAATGGACTTCCTTGACAGCATTAAGCTCAATCTTTTCGCTTCAGAAATCTTTGTATTCACGCCAAAAGGCGAAATCAAGACCTTGCCGGCAGGCTGTACGGCACTCGACTTTGCTTTCCAAATCCACACTTTTCTCGGCAGCCATTGCATCGGAGCAAAGGTCAACCACAAGCTCGTGCCATTGAGTCATAAGCTGAACAGTGGTGACCAGGTAGAGATATTGACCAGCAAAGCACAACATGTGCAGCCCTCATGGATTAACTTTGTGTCGACAGCAAAGGCCAAAGCGAAGATCCAGGCCATTCTAAGACGCGACGACCGGGAGACACAAAAGGCAGGCGAAGAACTGCTGAAAGCATGGCTCAAGCGCAATTCCATGGAATTAACTTCCGTTGTTCTCGACAAACTTTGCGAGTTTCACAATGTTCAGAAGCATGAAGAACTGTTTCAAGCCTTGGGCGAAAAGACCATTATTCTTGGCGAATACGACCTTGATGTGTTGCTTGGCAAGAACAAAAAAGAGTCAACCTCGTTTGGCTGGCGACGCTATGTGCCGTTCCTCCACGAAAAGAACACCGAGAAACAAAAGGCAAAGGACACTGCACCGAAAGAACTTTTCACCGTTGACAAGGGCTTCAACAAGAAGAAATCTATCATCATCAGTGAGAGAAACATCAACAACTACATCTTCCCCGACTGCTGTCATCCCATTCCGGGTGACGATATTTTGGGCTATATTGACAACAACAACCACATTGAAATCCATAAACGTGCCTGTCCTGTGGCAAGCCGTTTGAAATCAAGCTACGGCAACCGAATTCTTGATGCCAAGTGGGATATGCACAAACGGCTGTTCTTTGACGCCACTATTGAAATCAAAGGAATAGACCGCAAGGGCATGCTTCACGACCTTGCTGATGTGATTTCCGACAAAATGGACGTCAACATCCACAAGATTACCATTCAGAGTAACGAGGGAATCTTTGATGGAACCATTGAAATACGTGTGCACGACCGCGAAGAAGTGCGCCAGATCATGGATAACCTCAAGGCTATAGACGACTTGAAGGAAGTAGTGCAAATCATGTAACACAACGATATTCCTTCATGGATGCAACCAAATCACACGCTGCACCGTGCTTCCTGCATCAGCACTTTGAATGCCCACAGCTATGAAATAAGGTGAGAAGTTATGACATCTGCGCGCTGCTGACACGACACATCATCTCTTTTTAAGAGACTATATTGTAAATATTTATGGTCAAAAAGAGGCACTTCGAAAACCAACGTAATAAATTTGACAAAACGAAGAAATGTCGCATTTCGGTACATGGAAACTGTTTTTAGAACGCAATCCATGGCACATGATGCTGCAATATGCGTCAGATTACTGCGCCAAATGAAGCAAATCACGTTCTAATTCACGGCAAAACAGAAGCTGATATGATGCAGAATGCAAGATTTTCTGATGTAAAATTGCACTTAAAGAAGCAAGAAAAAAGATAACCACCTGACTGACAATAGCTTATAAAGCACGCCAAAAACGGGCGTATTTTCATCGGGAAAGACTTTCGTTCTGAATAACGCAGCTATGCGAAAGCAATTGTAAAGTTTTTTATGAAGAAAGAGAACAATCAGACCAAACCGTCGAGTTGCTTCTTCAACAGCTTCAATTCATCGCGCACAGAAGTGAGTGTGGTCATCACATCTGCCGTCTTGTCTACCCCTTCACGATTGGCATTAAGCACTTTCCGGGCTGCAGCAATCTTGAAACCACGCACTTTCACAAGATTGTAAATGACCTTTATCTGCTCAATATCCTTATCGGTATATTGCCTAATTTTCGTGCTGTTCTGCGTCTTCGGACGCAGCTGTGGGAACTCACCTTCCCAGAATCGCAGCGTACTTTCATTGATACCGAATTGTGCAGCAACCTCCTTGATGCTGTAATACAACTTTAGGTTCTTGTTTGTATTCAGAGACATAATTCCTGGTTTTAGGTGAAACGATGATGAATTTCTTTGCAAAGTTAGCAAAATTCTATGAACTCTCTCCCCCCATCTCTAAACTTTTTTGTATCTTTGCCACTGATTTTTCAGAATGAGAACAATTAAAAAACAATATATTGAAGATGATGACAGCAAATGAAGTCCGTGAGTCTTACAAGAAATTCTTTGAAGGTAAGGGACACAAGATTGTAGCATCAGCCCCTATGGTCATTAAAGATGACCCCACGTTGATGTTTACCAATGCTGGAATGAACCAGTGGAAGGACATTATTCTCGGTACAAAAGACCCGGGAAAAGACGTGCGCAGGGTAGACTCTCAGAAGTGTCTTCGCGTGAGTGGAAAGCATAATGACCTCGAAGAAGTAGGTCATGACACCTACCATCACACGATGTTTGAGATGTTGGGTAATTGGAGTTTTGGCGATTATTTCAAGGAAGGAGCTATCGACTATGCCTGGGAATACCTTGTCAGTGTGCTCCATCTTAATCCTGAAGACCTTTATGTAACCGTGTTTGAAGGTTCACCTGAAGAAGGACTTGAACGTGACGATGAGGCTGCATCTTACTGGGCAAAGCATGTCCCGGCTGACCATATCATCAATGGAAACAAGCATGATAATTTCTGGGAGATGGGAGATACGGGGCCATGTGGTCCCTGTACAGAGATCCATGTAGACTCTCGCACACCGGAGGAAAAGGCTAAAATGCCCGGTCGTGAACTTGTCAACAAAGATAATCCGCAGGTGATAGAAATCTGGAATATCGTTTTCATGCAGTACAACCGCAAGGCAGACGGCAGTCTTGAACCGCTTCCTATGCACGTCATTGATACCGGCATGGGCTTCGAGCGCCTTGTTCGCATGCTGCAAGACAAGCACAGTAACTATGACACGGATATCTTCCAGCCAATCATCAAGCAAATAGAAGCAATCAGTGGAAAGAAATATGGCTTCACAACGCCTACCGGATTGAATGGTGAAGGCAAGGACGAACAGGAGAAGATTGACATTGCCATGCGCGTGGTTGCCGACCACTTGCGTGCCGTTGCATTCTCAATTGCCGACGGACAGCTGCCGAGTAATGCCAAGGCGGGCTATGTCATCCGTCGCATTCTGCGTCGTGCTGTGCGCTATGCCTATACTTTCCTCGATCAGAAAGAAGCTTTCCTGTATAAGCTTTTGCCTGTTCTGGTTCAGGAAATGGGGCAAGCTTATCCCGAACTTCCTGCTCAACAAGAGCTTATCGCCCGCGTGATGAAAGAAGAAGAAGACTCTTTCTTGCGCACATTGGAAAAGGGAATCAATCTTCTGAACGGCGATATGGACGAGCTGAAAGCCCATGGACAGACTGAATTGGACGGCACAAGCGCCTTCCGTTTGTTTGATACTTACGGCTTTCCACTTGACTTAACCGAACTCATTTGCCGCGAACACGGTTACACAGTAGATGAGAAAGGCTTCAATGAAGAAATGGCTAAGCAGAAAGCTCGTGCTCGAAACGCAGCTGTTGTAGAGAATGGAGACTGGGAAGTGATAAGAGAAGGAGAGCAAGTATTCGTTGGTTACGACTACACGGAGTACACTTGCCACATTCTTCGCTATCGAAAAGTGACCCAGAAAAAGAATACTTTCTACGAGATTGTACTCGACTACACGCCTTTCTATGGTGAAATGGGCGGTCAGGTTGGCGATCAAGGCACACTTGTCAGCGAGAACGAGACCGTCGAAATCATTGATACGAAGCGCGAAAACAACCAGAGTATCCATATCGTTAAGCAACTTCCGAAAGATCTTCAGGCTGAATTCATGGCTTGTGTAGACGTGGAGAAACGCAATGGAAGCGCTGCTAATCACACGGCAACCCACTTGCTTGACTATGCGTTGAAGCAGGTCTTGGGCGACCATGTGGAGCAGAAAGGCTCGTATGTTGACCCGACTACGCTGCGATTTGACTTTTCTCACTTCCAGAAAGTAACCGATGAAGAGCTTCGTCAGGTAGAGAAACTCGTCAATAAGATGATCCGTGAGGACTTCCCTCTTGATGAACATCGCGACACTCCGCTTGAAGAAGCCAAGGAACTTGGTGCAGTTGCACTCTTCGGAGAGAAGTATGGAGACAAGGTTCGCGTGGTTCGTTTCGGGCCAAGTTGCGAGTTCTGTGGTGGCATCCACGCCAAGAGTACAGGACGTATCGGTTTCTTCAAGATTATCAGTGAAAGCAGTGTTGCAGCCGGCATCCGCCGTATTGAGGCCTTAACGGGCCAGGCTTGCGAAGATACAATCTATGCACTGCAGGACATGATGAATGACTTGAAATCCATGTTCAATAATTCCAAAGACCTCAAAGCTACGCTGAAGAAGTTCATCGGAGAGCATGATGAGATGCGAAAAGAAATCGAGAAGTTCCAGGCACAAGCCGTTGAACGCACCAAGGAGGAGCTTCTCAAGCGCGCACAGAACGTCAATGGTGTTCAAGTGATTAAGGCTGTGTTGCCTTTAGAGCCTGCAGCAGCCAAAGACCTTGCTTTCAAATTGCGCGAAAACATCAGTGAAAATCTTGTTGCAGTCATTGGAAGTACGGCAGGAAATAAACCGCTGTTGACCGTCATGTTCAGTGATGACATGGTGAAAGACCACTCACTCAACGCTGGAACTATTATCCGCGAAGCTGCCAAACTCATTCAAGGCGGTGGCGGTGGTCAGCCTCATTATGCACAGGCTGGCGGCAAAAACCTTGACGGTATCAGTGCAGCTGTCGACAAGGTTATTGAACTTGCTAATCTGTAATCAGATAAATATAAATCTCACAAAATCAACAAAGCCTCACATCGTGATGATGCGAGGCTTTAATTTTGCTTGCTATTAAAATCTTTCAGACAACAATCGGCGTCATTTCGGCCGTTTTCTTTTCATACACCTCCATTGAAACGCGGCGACCACGAAGGCTTCTCACGCGCGGAAATTCCATGAAATAGCGGTCGCGAGTGGTGTACCAACTGAAGCTTTTCACACGACTTACACAGCTGATATTACGGTCAATCTCATGCGCATAGCGTGGATTTACTACCGAAAACAAATGCTCTCCCGAGTCAAGAAGCAAGGCCAGAACAAGAAATTCGCGGTCAGGTTGTGGCTTTGCAGGCTTTGTCCCGCGCGTGGAACCCGTCACCTTGATATTCCAACCATACTTTCTGTTGAACACTTCAGCCATTCTTCGGAACACAACTCCGTGTGGCGAAGTGTCTTTAACTCCCGTATAAGCAATATGATAATGTATCATCTCATGCAACAAGACATTCTGAAAATCGCGTTCAGAAAGGTCATAGTAGTTGCTTAGTCGAATGGTAAAATCAGAGAATTTCGTGCCTCTGAACAAACGAGTTACCCGCTTGCACGACATTGATCCCAAGCGCGTTTTCGACCGAGACAATGCCAATCGAGGGAGCGGAAGCCCACCGTCAAAGTATTGTTCATTGAAAGTGGTGAACCATTGCTCCATCCATTGCGTGCTTATTTGCATAAAGTTTTAATCAGAAAATCAGAAATCAAGGCGTCAGCACGATAGAGATTTTGCGTAAAACCATGGTCAAAACCATCAAGAAGCACATATTCACTGTTCTTCCAAAGCTTGTGAAAGCGCTCTCCATAAGTATAAGGCACGAGCCTGTCTCCCGTTCCATGCACAATGAAAGCAGGGCCATCATAGGGTGCAGCAGTCTCATATATCGGCAAAGAAAAGGCAGTTACGATGTAATCGCGACCGAGTTTCTTGCCTTCAAAGAGTTCAACAGACTCCGGAGGATCAAGCGGATTGCAGCTTTTTCCAAACGCACTGCCGCGGATTGCGTCTTCTCTTATCACGCCGGCCGGTGCCATCAATGCCACCGCTCTAATCTTCTTGCTGCCCAATTCGCCTGCCAACATACTCGCAACGACGCCACCTTGCGAATGTCCCGACACCGCAACAGCATCCACATAAGGCAATGCTGCAACATAATCATACACCTTCTTGGCATCTTCTATCTCGTTCAACACGGTCATTTTAGAGAAATCTCCCTCGCTCTCTCCATGCCCATTGAAATCGAAACGAACAGAAGCAATGCCATGAGCCTGCAGCGAATCGGCAATCAGTTCGTTCAACTGACCACCCTTGTTGCCCATAAAACCGTGCAATATCATCACCATAGGGCACTTCTCACCTGCCGAAAGCACAGGTTTCTGAATAATAGCAGCCAACTTTCCCATAGCTCCTTCTATCGTCACTCGCTCTGAAGTGCCGGGGATAGTCTTCTTCTCGGCCGTCATTTCCGTCAGTGTTTTCTCCACCTTATCCGACAAAACAGATCCCAACACCACGTTGCCATCCTTGCCGATAATATACATGGCAGGGATCCACTTCACGCCATAATCCTTCGAAATCTTCGTGTCGTGCCACTTCTTCAGCTCGCTGACTGCGGTATATTCCATGCCATATTTCGCAATCGCTTTCGTCCAATTGGCTTTATCGGTGTCGAAAGATACGCCCACGAAAGCCACACCTTTATCCTTAAACTCGCGGTACATGCGCACCACATTAGGCGCATCCTTGCGGCAATCCGGGCACCAACTGGCCCAGAAATCAAGCACAACAATCTTTCCTTTCAGGCTACTCAGTCTGAAATTCTTGCCCTCTGCCGTCTTCAAATGAAAGTCGGGAGCCTTTGTTCCGGGCTTCAACAACTCCGTTGCATACTTGCTGTCCGCATCAG
The nucleotide sequence above comes from Segatella oris. Encoded proteins:
- a CDS encoding ParA family protein, with translation MGKIIALANQKGGVGKTTTTINLAASLATLEKTVLVVDADPQANASSGLGVDIKDVDCSLYECIIDHADVRDAIYTTDINGLDIIPSHIDLVGAEIEMLNLDNRERVLKNLLAPISSEYDYILIDCSPSLGLITVNALTAANSVIIPVQCEYFALEGISKLLNTIKIIKSKLNQQLEIEGFLLTMYDSRLRLANQIYDEVKRHFQELVFKTVIQRNVKLSESPSHGLPVILYDADSTGAKNHLALAKELINRNA
- a CDS encoding DUF5683 domain-containing protein, which produces MSSSRLTHIIITVVLLILPFCTKAQNEELHMPLQDTAHLKANEVLTHADSVTLATDSVVMTKKKKRDWDTWKPNPKRALWLGLVLPGAGQIYNRKFWKLPIIYGGIVGCAYALSWNNQMYHDYSQAYMDITDNDPTTESYNQFMHLGAKITKDNISRYQTLFKNRKDRYRRWRDMSFFVLVGVYALSVIDAYVDASLSEFDISKDLSLRVEPAVVNTNNHRNPLQSGGIGVHCSLNF
- a CDS encoding lytic transglycosylase domain-containing protein, coding for MKKTYLIALSLLFISTCKLQAQVVNNEEDDNEQTEITVTNAQGKEEVIDLPEAMTMELDSLMHLYNTKIYLRPDTTCNLPDVNPVYDIDVYKKRLAMLPTVIEMPYNNVVQQFIDRYSGHLRRSVSYMLGAQNFYMPIFEEALESYGLPLELKYLPVIESALNPRAVSRVGATGLWQFMINTAKRYNLTINSLVDERRDPVKASYAAAHYLSDLYKIYGDWNLVIAAYNCGPDKINKAIHRSKQNDYWQIYPYLPQETRGYVPAFIAANYIMNYYCEHNICPMTTDLPMKTDTVVVNRDLHFEQVAHVLGLDVDQIAALNPQYRHNIINGNWRPSTLRLPATMVTKFIDNEEAIYKYMPEDLTSKRTEVEVNDEEPTFVSYRRAHRSHASSSKYSNKKGKKKKGRKEKSKSITIREGDTLSQIAKRNKVSVKQLRRLNGIKGSNIRAGKKIKIK
- a CDS encoding SprT-like domain-containing protein, which encodes MQISTQWMEQWFTTFNEQYFDGGLPLPRLALSRSKTRLGSMSCKRVTRLFRGTKFSDFTIRLSNYYDLSERDFQNVLLHEMIHYHIAYTGVKDTSPHGVVFRRMAEVFNRKYGWNIKVTGSTRGTKPAKPQPDREFLVLALLLDSGEHLFSVVNPRYAHEIDRNISCVSRVKSFSWYTTRDRYFMEFPRVRSLRGRRVSMEVYEKKTAEMTPIVV
- the alaS gene encoding alanine--tRNA ligase, with amino-acid sequence MMTANEVRESYKKFFEGKGHKIVASAPMVIKDDPTLMFTNAGMNQWKDIILGTKDPGKDVRRVDSQKCLRVSGKHNDLEEVGHDTYHHTMFEMLGNWSFGDYFKEGAIDYAWEYLVSVLHLNPEDLYVTVFEGSPEEGLERDDEAASYWAKHVPADHIINGNKHDNFWEMGDTGPCGPCTEIHVDSRTPEEKAKMPGRELVNKDNPQVIEIWNIVFMQYNRKADGSLEPLPMHVIDTGMGFERLVRMLQDKHSNYDTDIFQPIIKQIEAISGKKYGFTTPTGLNGEGKDEQEKIDIAMRVVADHLRAVAFSIADGQLPSNAKAGYVIRRILRRAVRYAYTFLDQKEAFLYKLLPVLVQEMGQAYPELPAQQELIARVMKEEEDSFLRTLEKGINLLNGDMDELKAHGQTELDGTSAFRLFDTYGFPLDLTELICREHGYTVDEKGFNEEMAKQKARARNAAVVENGDWEVIREGEQVFVGYDYTEYTCHILRYRKVTQKKNTFYEIVLDYTPFYGEMGGQVGDQGTLVSENETVEIIDTKRENNQSIHIVKQLPKDLQAEFMACVDVEKRNGSAANHTATHLLDYALKQVLGDHVEQKGSYVDPTTLRFDFSHFQKVTDEELRQVEKLVNKMIREDFPLDEHRDTPLEEAKELGAVALFGEKYGDKVRVVRFGPSCEFCGGIHAKSTGRIGFFKIISESSVAAGIRRIEALTGQACEDTIYALQDMMNDLKSMFNNSKDLKATLKKFIGEHDEMRKEIEKFQAQAVERTKEELLKRAQNVNGVQVIKAVLPLEPAAAKDLAFKLRENISENLVAVIGSTAGNKPLLTVMFSDDMVKDHSLNAGTIIREAAKLIQGGGGGQPHYAQAGGKNLDGISAAVDKVIELANL
- a CDS encoding MerR family transcriptional regulator, with the translated sequence MSLNTNKNLKLYYSIKEVAAQFGINESTLRFWEGEFPQLRPKTQNSTKIRQYTDKDIEQIKVIYNLVKVRGFKIAAARKVLNANREGVDKTADVMTTLTSVRDELKLLKKQLDGLV
- a CDS encoding ParB/RepB/Spo0J family partition protein; translation: MAVHKKYNSLGRGLDALISTDAVRTQGSSTINEIAIDQIEANPNQPRREFDDEALQDLANSIKEIGIIQPITLRQIADNRFQIIAGERRWRASQLAGLKALPAYIRTIKDENVMEMALVENIQREDLNAIEIALAYEHLLESNGMTQEKVSERVGKSRTAITNYLRLLKLPAQVQMALQKKEIDMGHARALLALDSPALQIKLFKEILKNGYSVRKVEELVQALKNGDDIESGKKKIIARNQLPEEFCVLKNRLAKFLNTKVQMTCSSKGKGKISIPFANEEELERIMNLFDKLKD
- a CDS encoding RelA/SpoT family protein, which gives rise to MNEHDMKEAAREAAEEKQIAEAFQHLLDTYLASRHRKKVDIITKAFNFARQAHKGVRRLSGEPYIMHPIAVAQIACEEMGLGSTSICAALLHDVVEDTDYTVEDIENIFGEKIAQIVDGLTKISGGIFGDRASAQAENFKKLLLTMSDDIRVILIKICDRLHNMRTLASQPANKQYKIAGETLYIYAPLANRLGLNKIKTELEDLSFSYEHPEEYAAIKSKLALTQEKRDELFAQFTGPIREALDHMGIKYQIKARVKSPYSIWNKMQNKHVTFEEIYDILAVRIIFEPKVRAEEINECFNIYVAISRIYKSHPDRLRDWLNHPKANGYQALHVTLMSKQGRWIEVQIRSDRMNEVAEQGFAAHWKYKDGGEYSEDEGELNDWLSTIKEILDDPQPDAMDFLDSIKLNLFASEIFVFTPKGEIKTLPAGCTALDFAFQIHTFLGSHCIGAKVNHKLVPLSHKLNSGDQVEILTSKAQHVQPSWINFVSTAKAKAKIQAILRRDDRETQKAGEELLKAWLKRNSMELTSVVLDKLCEFHNVQKHEELFQALGEKTIILGEYDLDVLLGKNKKESTSFGWRRYVPFLHEKNTEKQKAKDTAPKELFTVDKGFNKKKSIIISERNINNYIFPDCCHPIPGDDILGYIDNNNHIEIHKRACPVASRLKSSYGNRILDAKWDMHKRLFFDATIEIKGIDRKGMLHDLADVISDKMDVNIHKITIQSNEGIFDGTIEIRVHDREEVRQIMDNLKAIDDLKEVVQIM